The following are encoded in a window of Pseudomonas sp. JQ170C genomic DNA:
- a CDS encoding GlcG/HbpS family heme-binding protein, whose product MKTARKLAALTAVIAPLILAGPAQAEAPSITSQMAQTMVDAAARAAQAKGFSIVISIVDNHGNLKHFHRMDNTSVGSIQVSQLKASTSAQFPVSTKVLAERSAGLPANPYASIPGFLLLEGGLPIMSKSGTHIGGIGISGATPELDGQFAQAAIDQLNQ is encoded by the coding sequence ATGAAAACAGCACGTAAGCTCGCAGCGCTCACTGCAGTGATTGCACCATTGATCCTCGCAGGCCCGGCACAAGCCGAGGCGCCCTCGATCACCTCGCAGATGGCACAGACCATGGTCGATGCCGCAGCGCGGGCAGCCCAGGCAAAAGGCTTCTCGATCGTCATCAGCATTGTCGACAACCATGGCAACCTCAAACACTTCCATCGCATGGACAACACCAGCGTCGGCAGCATTCAGGTGTCCCAGCTCAAGGCATCGACTTCCGCTCAATTCCCGGTATCAACCAAGGTGCTGGCAGAGCGCAGTGCCGGGCTTCCAGCTAATCCTTACGCATCCATTCCCGGGTTTCTGCTGCTGGAAGGTGGATTGCCGATCATGTCCAAAAGTGGCACGCACATCGGCGGTATTGGTATCAGCGGCGCAACGCCTGAACTGGATGGCCAATTTGCCCAGGCGGCCATTGATCAACTGAATCAATAA
- a CDS encoding single-stranded DNA-binding protein — translation MARGVNKVILVGTCGQDPEVRYLPNGNAVTNLSLATSEQWTDKQTGQKVERTEWHRVSMFGKVAEIAGEYLRKGSQVYIEGKLQTREWEKDGIKRYTTEIIVDMQGTMQLLGGRPQNQDGSQPQGGNNYNQAPRQQAPRPQQSAPQQRPAPQQAAPQPAADFDSFDDDIPF, via the coding sequence ATGGCCCGTGGGGTTAACAAAGTCATTCTGGTCGGTACTTGCGGTCAGGATCCCGAAGTCCGCTACCTGCCCAACGGTAACGCCGTGACCAACCTGAGCCTGGCCACCAGCGAGCAGTGGACCGACAAGCAAACCGGCCAGAAGGTCGAGCGCACCGAGTGGCACCGCGTTTCGATGTTCGGCAAGGTTGCCGAGATCGCCGGCGAGTACCTGCGTAAAGGTTCGCAGGTCTACATCGAAGGCAAGCTGCAGACCCGCGAGTGGGAAAAAGACGGCATCAAGCGTTACACCACCGAAATCATCGTCGATATGCAGGGCACCATGCAGCTGCTCGGCGGTCGTCCGCAGAACCAGGACGGTTCCCAGCCGCAGGGCGGCAACAACTACAACCAGGCGCCGCGTCAGCAGGCTCCGCGTCCACAGCAATCGGCGCCGCAGCAGCGCCCTGCGCCTCAGCAGGCAGCACCGCAACCGGCTGCGGATTTCGACAGCTTTGATGACGATATCCCGTTCTGA